The segment CACGGAAGCTCCCGCTCGACGGCGGTTCGGACCCGGCGGAGGCCGAGGAGGTTACGCATCGGAAACCGGGAGCGGCGAGCGTCGCAGGGGCGGCAGCGGGCATCCCGCCACCGAGCGAGCGCGACCGGAAACGTGGCCGGAGGCCACGGAGGGCGGCCGTGGCTACCGCGTCTCCCGGTGGAGGGTGTGCTGGCGGTCCCAACGGCAGTACTTCTTCATCTCGATGCGCTCACGGTCGTTGATCTTGCTCTTCATCGTGATGTAGTTGCGCCGCTTGCAGACCTCGCACGCGAGCGTCACCTTGACGCGCTTCTCGTTCGCC is part of the Acidimicrobiia bacterium genome and harbors:
- the rpmG gene encoding 50S ribosomal protein L33, yielding MANEKRVKVTLACEVCKRRNYITMKSKINDRERIEMKKYCRWDRQHTLHRETR